ACCTGACGGTTGCTCGACGATGCACCGCCCGGCGCGCCGTTGATGCCTGCGAACGGCATTACGCCTTCCGGCAGACCGCTCGCGATCTGAACCACGCCTTCAGCATAGATGTCGGTACGCTTCGACAGAGCGTAGTCCGTCTGGAGGCCGAACTGGTGGAAGCGGACGCGCGTCGAGTCGCCGTTGTGATTCGCGTCGTCGAACTTCGCGTTCGTGAACGTGTACGCAGCGCCCAGCGAAAGAGCCGGCGTCAGCGCGTAACGGCCGTTCACTTCGTAGTTGTTGATGATGTTGGAGCCGACGTTGAACGTGTTGCTGTCCTGACGCGTCTGCGTCCACAGTGCGCCGAACGTCAGAGCGCCGATGGAGTAGCTGCCGCCGGCACCGAACGTGCGGTGACGATCCACACCTGTGAAGGCGATTTCGCTGTTGTCGAGGTTCGGAACGTCGACCGTCACGCCAGTGATCGCACCCGTGCCCGAACCGCCGTTCTGGAAGTTGGCTTGCATGTACGCGGCGCCGAGTTTCAGGCCAGCGTTGGCATAGCCCGCGCCCAGGCTGTAAGCACGGTTGGCTGCGAAGCTGCCCGCCGCGTTCGAGAACGCATACAGGCCGCTGAACGACAGGCCAGCATAGTTCGCGCTTTGGAACTTGACGGAGTTGTTCTCACGGAACAGGTCGCCGTTCAGGTTGTCCAGGTTGCCCGGGTGTGCGAAGTACGTACCGCCCCACGTGCCGCTCGCGCTGAGCGGGCCCAGGTAGTCGGTCACGGAGTCGGTCTGGTGGCCGAGCGTCACGGTGCCCACGTTGGTCGACAGACCGACGTAAGCCTGACGACCGAAGCCGTTACCGCCGAGGCTGCCGCCGTTCGCCACGTCGAAGCCATTCTCCAACGTGAAGATCGCCTTCATGCCGCCGCCCAGATCTTCGGCGCCGCGCAGGCCCCAACGGCTCATCTGCACGTTGCCGCCGCTCATGCTCCACGAGTTGGTCTTGTAGTTGTCGGCGCTTCGCGGTGCTTGCACGTTGTTCACGAACGTGAGGCCGGCATCGACGAGGCCGTACAGCGTAACGCTGCTCTGCGCGCTCGCGGCAGTTGCGAACGATGCGGCGACGGCCGCAACAATCAGAGTCTTCTTCATTGTGTGTTCCTTAGAAAGAGTCATGCGACTCGATAGGGTTGCTCGCGGCGTCTCGACATATCGGAATGAGTTCCCGCGGTATGCCTTTCACCGATATTCGGCAGCCCAAAGTGTATGGCTCGCCTTTGCGGCTACCACCCCAAGGACACACAAAAGCCTTTTTGAAGAATTCAAAAAATCCAATTTCAATATGAGTAAACGCTTAGGCTTCTTGCACTTACCTCCGGCCTCGAATCGCGCCTCGTCCATTCTCATGCGCGCCCAGTTGCGGACATGCGACAGTGGCCTGAACACCACATACCGAAACAGTCGGACTCCTCTGATTACCTTCTACTTTCCGTCCGACTAACATCGCGCACGCGAGAGCGGCGCATCTTTCCGCTCGTCAATCTAACGGAAAGAGCGTCCCGCTTCGCTCGGCAAGTCGTCTCATGATGAATCAACTGCAAGCGATGCGCGTGTTCCTGAAAGTCGCCGAAACCGAATCGTTCGGGCGCGCGGCGGCCGCGCTCGATCTCTCGAATGCGGTCGTCACGCGCTATGTTTCGCTGCTCGAAGCGCATCTCAATACGCGCCTGTTGAACCGCACGACGCGCAGCGTCTCGCTGACCGAAGCGGGGAGAAATTACGCCGACGGCTGTCGCGCAGTGATCGAACAAGTGGAGACGATCGAGGCATCGGTCGCGAGCAGTTCCGTCGATCCATCCGGAACGCTCAAGCTCGTCGCTTCCGCTTCGTTCTCGTTGCTCGAACTCACGCCCATGCTGCGCGCCTATCGCGACCGCTATCCAAGCGTGAAGCTGCGTCTGACGTTGCTGCATCGACCGGTCGATCTC
This Caballeronia sp. LZ062 DNA region includes the following protein-coding sequences:
- a CDS encoding porin encodes the protein MKKTLIVAAVAASFATAASAQSSVTLYGLVDAGLTFVNNVQAPRSADNYKTNSWSMSGGNVQMSRWGLRGAEDLGGGMKAIFTLENGFDVANGGSLGGNGFGRQAYVGLSTNVGTVTLGHQTDSVTDYLGPLSASGTWGGTYFAHPGNLDNLNGDLFRENNSVKFQSANYAGLSFSGLYAFSNAAGSFAANRAYSLGAGYANAGLKLGAAYMQANFQNGGSGTGAITGVTVDVPNLDNSEIAFTGVDRHRTFGAGGSYSIGALTFGALWTQTRQDSNTFNVGSNIINNYEVNGRYALTPALSLGAAYTFTNAKFDDANHNGDSTRVRFHQFGLQTDYALSKRTDIYAEGVVQIASGLPEGVMPFAGINGAPGGASSSNRQVLVTTGIRHRF